Proteins from one Rhinopithecus roxellana isolate Shanxi Qingling chromosome 18, ASM756505v1, whole genome shotgun sequence genomic window:
- the RNF113B gene encoding RING finger protein 113B gives MAAPPSPGRTAHQADQVCTFLFKKPGRKGAAGLRKRPACDSEHGESSSSGDEGDAVARPPRVAPRPRGLHSCQKAAHGDRRGEEAAPESLGIAYRSTRSAKPVGPEDMGATADFERDTEKEHHTQTIFKRSQRVQEALWGRVHDQIYRGIHSYPRYLKPRDTSMGNSFSGMARKGPIRAPGHLRATVRWDYQPDICKDYKETGFCGFGDSCKFLHDRSDYKHGWEIEREFEEGRYGICEDENHEVESEEEEIPFRCFICRQAFQNPVVTKCRHYFCGSCALEHFRATPRCYVCDQPTGGIFNPAKELMAKLQKLRAAEGGSNSHFTEDPDEGPIPMA, from the coding sequence ATGGCAGCGCCACCTTCTCCAGGAAGGACGGCCCACCAGGCAGACCAGGTATGCACCTTCCTCTTCAAAAAGCCTGGGCGGAAAGGGGCTGCAGGCCTCAGAAAACGCCCGGCCTGCGACTCCGAGCATGGAGAGAGCAGCAGCAGCGGGGACGAGGGCGATGCAGTGGCTCGGCCCCCGCGGGTGGCACCGAGGCCCCGGGGCCTCCACAGCTGTCAGAAGGCGGCTCACGGCGACCGGAGGGGCGAGGAGGCAGCGCCTGAGAGCCTCGGCATAGCGTACAGGTCCACCCGCTCGGCGAAGCCTGTGGGGCCAGAGGACATGGGGGCCACCGCTGACTTCGAGCGGGACACCGAGAAGGAGCACCATACGCAGACCATCTTCAAACGCAGCCAGCGGGTCCAGGAGGCATTGTGGGGCCGGGTGCACGACCAGATCTACCGGGGAATCCACAGCTACCCGAGGTACCTGAAGCCCAGGGACACGTCCATGGGTAACTCCTTCTCGGGGATGGCGAGGAAGGGCCCTATCCGTGCGCCTGGGCACCTGCGCGCCACTGTGCGCTGGGATTACCAGCCCGACATCTGCAAGGACTACAAGGAGACCGGCTTCTGCGGCTTCGGGGACAGCTGCAAATTCCTCCACGACCGTTCCGATTACAAACACGGGTGGGAGATTGAACGGGAGTTTGAAGAGGGTCGCTACGGTATCTGCGAGGATGAAAATCATGAAGTAGAAAGCGAGGAAGAAGAAATACCATTCAGGTGTTTCATATGTCGCCAGGCCTTCCAAAACCCAGTCGTCACCAAGTGCAGGCATTACTTCTGCGGAAGTTGCGCGCTGGAGCATTTCCGGGCCACCCCGCGCTGCTACGTCTGTGACCAGCCAACCGGTGGCATCTTTAACCCCGCCAAAGAACTGATGGCAAAACTGCAAAAGCTTCGGGCTGCAGAAGGTGGGAGCAattctcatttcacagaagaCCCAGATGAGGGTCCAATTCCCATGGCTTAG